One genomic window of Magnolia sinica isolate HGM2019 chromosome 3, MsV1, whole genome shotgun sequence includes the following:
- the LOC131239477 gene encoding uncharacterized protein LOC131239477, translating to MARGTRARRRLSSRQSRPTPYPLPSYSWKGLEKEAIQKNSSKALEKDWEDATCSVCMEFPHNAVLLLCSSHDKGCRPYMCGTSYRYSNCLNQFKKAYTKVMSPPHSQVQDDLWHESAENSSVGLGAGWPNEKHVVTELACPLCRGQVKGWTVVEAAREYLNAKRRSCMQDDCSFAGTYKELRKHGRAEHPSARPREVDPVLEQKWSRLERERECHDVISTIRSSMLEAMVLGDYVIEGGRLGFHTDEGQVDEDGNYEMGVEESNWLNVLFLLQAFGSTGNASFRSRLRQLERGHRTLEEGGTGSSPPIPSTRDGVAATFEGEGVSPASQGRVLGLGRSERRQRRRSRQRSVIDVSRRKWKR from the coding sequence ATGGCAAGAGGTACAAGGGCCCGACGTAGGCTTTCTTCCCGTCAATCCAGGCCAACCCCATACCCATTACCATCATACAGTTGGAAGGGTCTTGAGAAGGAAGCGATCCAGAAGAACTCATCCAAAGCTTTGGAGAAAGACTGGGAAGACGCTACCTGTTCAGTGTGCATGGAATTCCCTCACAATGCTGTACTGCTGCTTTGTTCATCTCATGACAAGGGCTGCCGACCATACATGTGCGGCACCAGTTATCGCTATTCCAATTGCCTTAATCAGTTCAAGAAGGCATACACAAAAGTTATGTCACCCCCCCATAGTCAGGTTCAAGACGATCTATGGCATGAATCAGCAGAGAACTCAAGTGTCGGTTTAGGTGCTGGCTGGCCAAATGAAAAACATGTGGTTACGGAGCTTGCGTGCCCCTTGTGCAGAGGGCAggtaaagggatggacggtggtTGAAGCTGCACGTGAATATCTCAATGCCAAGAGGAGGAGCTGCATGCAGGATGACTGCTCATTCGCTGGTACATACAAAGAGCTCAGAAAGCATGGGAGGGCGGAACACCCATCTGCACGGCCACGTGAGGTGGACCCTGTACTCGAACAGAAATGGAGTAGGCTTGAGCGTGAGAGAGAGTGCCATGACGTGATCAGCACTATAAGATCATCGATGCTAGAGGCAATGGTGTTAGGGGATTATGTGATAGAGGGGGGACGTCTAGGCTTCCATACGGATGAGGGACAAGTTGATGAAGATGGGAATTATGAGATGGGTGTGGAGGAGAGCAATTGGCTCAATGTCCTCTTCCTCTTGCAAGCATTTGGGTCCACCGGGAATGCAAGTTTCAGGTCACGCCTTAGGCAGCTTGAGAGGGGTCACCGCACATTGGAGGAAGGGGGCACTGGCAGCAGCCCACCCATTCCTAGCACTAGGGATGGTGTTGCTGCTACATTTGAAGGAGAGGGTGTTTCTCCAGCTAGTCAAGGGAGAGTATTGGGCTTGGGGAGGTCTGAAAGGCGGCAGCGGCGTAGGAGCCGGCAGAGATCAGTAATAGATGTGAGCCGAAGAAAATGGAAAAGATAA